The following proteins are encoded in a genomic region of Xenopus laevis strain J_2021 chromosome 3L, Xenopus_laevis_v10.1, whole genome shotgun sequence:
- the LOC108710683 gene encoding LOW QUALITY PROTEIN: olfactory receptor 13 (The sequence of the model RefSeq protein was modified relative to this genomic sequence to represent the inferred CDS: substituted 1 base at 1 genomic stop codon): MNEKNQTLVNEIVLLGFQNLHNFKIPLFSLFLLIYIMTVWENVLIIVLVSSSRNLQSPMYFFLQQLSLSDLLESTDTVPTLLQTVINGKATLSLVGCITQYFLFCVLEVFECLLLAVMSYDRYVAICIPLSYTSIMSHRVCVTFTLMSWALGFGITIITVNLIGTLQFCDQNTINHFFCDLLPILELSCSDAFFVQLEVTTLSIPVVISPFILIIVSYMCIAHAILKIVSNTGRQKAFSTCSSHLAVVSIFYGTFIAIYVSPSRNQSQTISKVLSLLYTILIPVLNPLIYSLRNKDMNDALKNLXVNGI, translated from the coding sequence ATGAATGAGAAGAACCAGACGTTGGTCAATGAGATTGTTCTCTTGGGATTTCAGAATCTCCACAACTTCaagattcccctgttctctctgttccttctgatttacattatgacagtttgggagaacgtcctcatcatagtgttggtgtcctccagccggaacctccagtcccccatgtacttctttctccaGCAGTTGTCCCTGTCTGATCTACTGGAATCCACAGATACTGTCCCCACTCTTCTCCAAACTGTAATAAATGGAAAAGCCACATTGTCCCTTGTTGGTTGTATTactcaatattttttgttttgtgtccTGGAGGTTTTTGAGTGTTTGCTTCTAGCagtaatgtcctatgacagatatgtggCCATCTGTATCCCACTGAGTTACACTTCTATAATGTCCCACAGGGTTTGTGTTACATTCACTTTAATGTCATGGGCTCTTGGGTTTGGAATTACAATAATTACAGTAAATCTAATAGGGACACTACAGTTTTGTGACCAAAATACCATTaatcatttcttctgtgatttaTTACCTATTCTAGAACTTTCCTGCTCAGACGCTTTCTTTGTGCAATTAGAAGTAACCACACTGTCTATCCCAGTAGTTATTTCCCCCTTTATACTGATCATTGTATCATATATGTGTATTGCCCATGCAATCCTAAAGATAGTGTCCAATaccgggagacaaaaagccttctccacctgcagctcccacttggctgtggtctccatattttatgggactTTCATTGCTATTTATGTGTCTCCCTCCAGAAACCAATCACAGACCATAAGCAAAGTTCTGTCTCTTTTATACACCATATTGATTCCTGTGCTTAACCCACTTATTTACAGCCTGAGAAACAAAGACATGAATGATGCCCTTAAGAACCTATAAGTAAATGGAATATAA
- the LOC121401339 gene encoding olfactory receptor 1468-like — translation MNEKNQTLVSEIVLLGFQNLHNFKIPLFSLFLLIYIMTVWENVLIIVLVSSSRNLQSPMYFFLQQLSVSDLLESTSIVPTLLQTVINEEAKFSFVGCITQYFLFCVPESFECFLLAVMSYDRYVAICIPLRYSSIMSHRVCVTLMLMLWAIAFGLAIITVNLIGTLQFCDHNTINHFFCDLLPLLELSCSDTFLVQLELMIVTIPAVISPFILITVSYMCIAHAILKIVSNTGRQKAFSTCSSHLAVVSIFYGTLIAIYVVPPRNQSQTLSKVFSFLLTIVIPLINPMIYSLRNKDMNYALKGNIYLYFPLFAH, via the coding sequence ATGAATGAGAAGAACCAGACGTTGGTCAGTGAGATTGTTCTCTTGGGATTTCAGAATCTCCACAACTTCaagattcccctgttctctctgttccttctgatttacattatgacagtttgggagaacgtcctcatcatagtgttggtgtcctccagccggaacctccagtcccccatgtacttctttctccaGCAACTGTCTGTGTCTGATCTACTGGAATCCACAAGTATTGTCCCCACTCTCCTccaaactgtaataaatgaagaAGCCAAATTCTCATTTGTTGGCTGTATTACtcagtattttttgttttgtgtccCAGAATCTTTTGAGTGTTTCCTTCTAGCagtaatgtcctatgacagatatgtggCCATCTGTATCCCACTGCGTTACTCTTCTATAATGTCCCACAGGGTTTGTGTTACATTAATGTTAATGTTGTGGGCTATTGCCTTTGGCCTTGCAATAATTACAGTAAATCTAATAGGGACACtacagttctgtgaccataatACAATTaatcatttcttctgtgatttaTTACCTCTTCTAGAACTTTCCTGCTCAGACACTTTCTTGGTACAATTAGAATTAATGATAGTTACTATCCCTGCTGTTATTTCCCCCTTTATACTGATCACTGTATCATATATGTGTATTGCCCATGCAATCCTAAAGATAGTGTCCAATaccgggagacaaaaagccttctccacctgcagctcccacttggctgtggtctccatattttatgggactcTCATTGCTATTTATGTGGTTCCCCCCAGGAACCAGTCACAGACCCTAAGCAaagttttctcttttttattgaCCATAGTGATTCCTTTGATTAACCCAATGATTTATAGCCTGAGAAATAAAGACATGAATTATGcccttaaagggaacatataccTTTATTTCCCACTTTTTGCCCACTGA